From Humisphaera borealis, the proteins below share one genomic window:
- the asnB gene encoding asparagine synthase (glutamine-hydrolyzing) yields MCGIAAILADSETSLDPQAIARMTAALVHRGPDDQRTLRLPGCDLGHTRLSILDLAGGAQPMAHPSGRWTIVFNGEIYNHAELRQQLEGRGVAFRTRSDTEVLLHAYVEFGPACLNRLNGQFAFAVWDRDRRELFAARDRFGEKPLYWARSPQGHVLLGSEIKAIEASGLVSPRIDLMSVEMYLGLYYVPPDRTIYRNVHTLPPGHAIIWRHGESCVCDDVRAYRWWTPRLSHLKLDRQDAVGEIRRLLGAAVSRQMVADVPVGAFLSGGLDSSTIVALMSDSSKTQASVRIPEEPDSGRLRSAVRTFAAGFGELIDELPFAREVAERYRTDHHESQIERIDVAAELTTMATVYDEPFGDSSNIPTSLISRQARQGVKVVLSGDGGDELFGGYAWYEPAIARCAASTQRSTGSSIGEPGRADSSYVLNRGECRTAQLIAAPPRRPLTDPWAEHVARTGPIGDDRRGLWAHRGQPAVLETLRQCYDPRHGQGLDVATRFDVGCYLAGDILVKVDRAAMSCGLETRAPFLDADLTEFVLGLPWQMRFGTDGGTSPSGDAPPLKGLLREACADLWPASIRKRNKQGFGAPVRHWLQRPEVDEVWRRVTRPGGALAALLPGVADADITNALRPQRKWSVLCLGTWLEQREGCLADLR; encoded by the coding sequence ATGTGCGGCATCGCGGCCATTCTCGCAGACTCCGAAACATCGCTCGATCCGCAGGCGATTGCGCGAATGACCGCCGCCCTCGTTCATCGTGGGCCTGATGATCAGCGCACGCTGCGCCTTCCCGGCTGCGATCTGGGCCACACCCGATTGAGCATCCTCGATCTCGCCGGCGGCGCTCAGCCGATGGCGCATCCCTCTGGCCGATGGACGATCGTCTTCAACGGCGAAATCTACAATCACGCCGAGCTACGTCAGCAGCTTGAAGGGCGCGGGGTCGCATTCCGTACCCGCTCCGATACGGAAGTGCTGCTGCATGCCTACGTCGAGTTCGGCCCGGCCTGTCTGAACCGGCTGAACGGCCAGTTCGCATTCGCGGTCTGGGATCGCGACCGGCGGGAACTTTTTGCCGCGAGAGACCGCTTCGGCGAGAAGCCACTGTACTGGGCGCGGTCGCCGCAGGGACATGTGCTGCTCGGGTCGGAGATCAAGGCGATCGAGGCAAGCGGACTGGTGTCGCCACGTATCGACCTGATGTCGGTCGAGATGTACCTGGGCCTGTACTATGTCCCGCCGGATCGAACGATCTATCGGAACGTCCACACGCTGCCGCCCGGGCATGCGATCATCTGGCGCCACGGGGAAAGCTGTGTTTGCGACGACGTCCGTGCCTACCGATGGTGGACGCCCCGGCTCTCTCACCTGAAGCTCGATCGCCAAGATGCCGTCGGCGAGATTCGTCGGCTGCTGGGTGCGGCGGTCTCGCGCCAGATGGTGGCGGACGTTCCCGTGGGCGCGTTCCTCAGCGGCGGACTGGACTCGTCGACGATCGTCGCGCTGATGTCGGATTCGTCGAAGACTCAGGCGTCTGTGCGTATTCCCGAGGAGCCAGATTCTGGACGACTCCGATCGGCAGTCCGCACCTTCGCCGCCGGATTCGGAGAGTTGATCGATGAGCTCCCCTTCGCACGCGAAGTCGCCGAGCGTTACCGCACCGACCATCATGAATCGCAAATTGAGCGGATCGATGTGGCGGCCGAGTTGACGACGATGGCGACGGTTTACGATGAGCCGTTCGGCGACTCTTCGAATATCCCCACGTCGCTCATCAGCCGACAGGCGCGGCAGGGGGTGAAGGTCGTACTCTCCGGCGACGGCGGCGACGAGCTTTTCGGCGGCTACGCCTGGTACGAGCCCGCGATCGCACGCTGTGCGGCATCGACACAACGATCCACCGGAAGCTCGATCGGCGAGCCCGGCCGGGCAGACTCGTCGTATGTCTTGAATCGGGGCGAGTGCCGAACGGCGCAACTGATAGCCGCCCCCCCGCGGAGGCCGCTGACCGATCCGTGGGCCGAGCATGTGGCCCGCACCGGACCGATCGGCGATGACCGGCGGGGGCTCTGGGCGCATCGCGGCCAGCCTGCGGTGCTAGAGACACTCCGCCAGTGCTATGACCCGCGTCACGGTCAGGGGCTCGACGTCGCGACGCGATTTGACGTCGGTTGCTATCTGGCAGGCGACATCCTGGTCAAGGTGGATCGGGCGGCGATGTCGTGTGGGCTGGAGACACGAGCACCGTTCCTGGATGCCGACCTGACCGAGTTCGTACTCGGCCTGCCGTGGCAGATGCGGTTTGGCACGGACGGCGGCACGTCACCGTCCGGCGACGCGCCACCACTCAAGGGCCTCCTCCGCGAGGCTTGCGCCGATCTCTGGCCGGCGTCGATTCGGAAACGCAACAAGCAGGGTTTTGGCGCTCCCGTCCGTCATTGGCTGCAACGTCCTGAAGTGGATGAGGTCTGGCGACGCGTGACCCGACCGGGCGGGGCACTGGCGGCGCTGCTTCCCGGTGTGGCTGACGCGGATATCACCAACGCGCTTCGCCCCCAGAGAAAGTGGTCGGTGCTCTGCCTCGGCACCTGGCTGGAACAGCGGGAAGGCTGCCTGGCAGACTTGCGGTAG
- a CDS encoding phosphoadenylyl-sulfate reductase, which produces MTVIAPDKPQVSTDPLDLEAINPMLESQDPAGICRWASAQFGGELVMTSSFGAESALLLHLATRVKPDIKVIMIDTGYLFPETWQHMEALRRRLDLNVWVYRTKNDPIAWLGQNGEGNASWRNDVDRCCNTNKNEPMERAMAELRPSAWLRGIRRNQADTRKEKPFVEWSKRYRCYAVSPLLNWSTRDIYLYMKQNELPYHPLYEKGYLSIGCNPESCTRAVKPGEDPRAGRWSGTDKIECGINVNSNSLDSAGL; this is translated from the coding sequence ATGACCGTCATTGCCCCCGACAAGCCGCAAGTTTCGACCGACCCGCTGGACCTCGAAGCGATCAATCCGATGCTGGAATCGCAGGACCCGGCCGGCATCTGTCGCTGGGCATCGGCGCAGTTCGGCGGTGAACTGGTGATGACGTCCTCCTTCGGCGCCGAATCCGCGCTGTTGCTGCATCTGGCGACGCGCGTCAAGCCCGACATCAAGGTCATCATGATCGATACCGGGTATCTCTTCCCGGAGACGTGGCAGCACATGGAGGCGCTACGCCGGCGGCTCGACCTGAACGTCTGGGTCTACCGCACGAAAAACGACCCGATCGCCTGGCTTGGCCAGAATGGTGAAGGCAACGCCAGTTGGCGGAACGACGTTGATCGTTGCTGCAACACCAACAAGAATGAGCCCATGGAACGCGCGATGGCCGAGCTGCGGCCATCGGCGTGGCTTCGTGGCATTCGGCGGAATCAGGCCGATACGCGCAAGGAAAAGCCGTTCGTCGAGTGGAGCAAGCGCTACCGCTGCTACGCCGTTTCGCCGCTGCTTAACTGGTCGACGCGCGACATCTATCTGTACATGAAGCAGAACGAACTTCCGTACCACCCGCTGTACGAGAAGGGCTACCTGTCGATTGGTTGCAACCCTGAATCCTGCACGCGTGCGGTCAAGCCCGGCGAAGATCCCCGCGCCGGCCGCTGGTCCGGCACCGACAAGATCGAGTGCGGAATCAACGTCAACAGCAACTCGCTGGACTCGGCCGGGCTGTAA
- a CDS encoding glycosyltransferase family 2 protein: MSLSPPGSPVVSVIIAVHNEERFVGDAIDSILSQTLSPLELIVIDDASSDATPVILQRIADTRIQVVRNEVNLGLTASLNRGLAAARGAFVARLDGDDIARPDRLALQVDFLERHPDVGIVGSSRRVVDEQGTFLYEATAIPDDAAIRWRLLLGNPLAHPTVMIRRSVLDKHELRYDESFRTAQDYELWTRLAAVTKTANLVEPLVTYRRRQTGISVSRRDEQLATHDRIAGLAFERLLPGFEISTEEVRQLRGRYGGQSVREPEMDPAEPKWQELLEAVRREFDRQSRSFL, encoded by the coding sequence ATGTCGCTTTCGCCCCCAGGCTCGCCTGTCGTCTCGGTGATCATCGCCGTGCACAACGAAGAGCGGTTCGTCGGCGATGCCATCGACAGCATACTTAGCCAGACACTTTCCCCTCTAGAATTGATCGTTATCGATGACGCTTCCTCGGACGCCACACCGGTAATCCTGCAGCGCATTGCCGACACTCGAATTCAAGTCGTTCGCAACGAAGTCAATCTTGGCCTGACGGCGTCTTTGAATCGGGGGCTCGCCGCGGCACGCGGTGCGTTTGTCGCCCGCCTCGACGGCGACGATATCGCGCGGCCGGATCGGCTGGCACTTCAGGTTGATTTCCTTGAGCGACATCCGGACGTCGGCATTGTCGGCAGTTCTCGCCGGGTGGTGGATGAGCAAGGCACCTTCCTCTACGAAGCGACCGCAATTCCCGATGACGCCGCGATTCGCTGGCGACTTCTGCTGGGCAATCCGCTGGCGCATCCGACGGTGATGATCCGCCGATCCGTCCTCGATAAGCACGAGCTGCGTTACGACGAATCGTTTCGCACCGCGCAGGACTACGAATTGTGGACGCGCCTCGCCGCCGTGACGAAGACGGCCAATCTCGTGGAGCCGCTGGTGACCTATCGCCGGCGGCAGACGGGAATCAGCGTGTCGCGGCGCGACGAGCAGCTCGCGACACACGATCGCATCGCCGGGCTCGCATTCGAGCGGTTATTGCCGGGGTTTGAGATCAGTACCGAAGAGGTACGGCAGTTGCGCGGGCGGTACGGCGGGCAGAGCGTGCGCGAGCCTGAGATGGACCCGGCGGAGCCGAAGTGGCAGGAACTGTTGGAGGCGGTACGGCGGGAATTCGACCGGCAGTCGCGCTCGTTCCTCTAG
- the ndk gene encoding nucleoside-diphosphate kinase, translated as MEKTLIILKPDAVQRGLIGEITSRFEKKGLQIVGMKLMTIPASIAEQHYAPHKGKPFYEGLVRFMTCSPVVVLALAGKDAIVIARKMMGATFGSKAEPGTIRGDYGVSNAYNLIHGSDSPEAATKELGLFFKADELQTWKPTIQEWVYDMTKGTPE; from the coding sequence ATGGAAAAGACGCTCATCATCCTGAAGCCCGATGCCGTTCAGCGTGGCCTGATTGGCGAGATCACGTCGCGATTCGAAAAGAAGGGCCTGCAGATCGTCGGCATGAAGCTGATGACCATTCCCGCCTCGATCGCCGAGCAGCACTATGCCCCGCACAAGGGCAAGCCGTTCTACGAAGGCCTGGTGCGGTTCATGACCTGCTCGCCGGTGGTCGTGCTGGCGCTGGCGGGCAAAGACGCAATTGTCATCGCCCGCAAGATGATGGGTGCGACCTTCGGCTCCAAGGCCGAGCCCGGCACCATCCGCGGCGACTACGGCGTGTCCAACGCGTACAACCTCATCCACGGCTCCGACTCCCCCGAAGCGGCGACCAAGGAACTGGGCCTGTTCTTCAAGGCCGATGAGCTGCAAACCTGGAAGCCGACGATCCAGGAGTGGGTCTACGACATGACCAAGGGCACCCCGGAGTGA